Proteins encoded together in one Mycobacterium simiae window:
- a CDS encoding alpha/beta hydrolase-fold protein has protein sequence MMARMPDLSRRAVLGLGASAAIGATGALVIDNLLHTRTSRSVPVSTASTQVPMAPPAAPLEPAAPGEPAPTMTTGSFVSAARGGISTNWAIARPPGQTKPLRPVIALHGKGSDAATVMAGGVEQGLAQAVNAGLPPFAVVAVDGGGSYWHKRASGEDSGAMVLGELLPMLDTQRLDTSRVAFLGWSMGGYGALLLGGRLGAARTAAICAVSPALWLSSGAAAPGAFDGPDDFAANSVFGMPALSSIPIRIDCGDSDPFYDATKQFIAQLPNPPAGGFSPGGHNPAFWSSQLPAELTWLAPLLTG, from the coding sequence ATGATGGCCCGCATGCCTGACTTGAGCCGCCGCGCCGTGCTCGGTCTTGGTGCCAGCGCGGCCATCGGTGCAACGGGTGCTCTTGTGATCGACAACCTGTTGCACACCAGAACATCTCGCAGCGTTCCCGTGTCGACGGCCAGCACGCAGGTGCCGATGGCCCCGCCGGCTGCGCCGCTCGAGCCGGCCGCACCAGGCGAACCGGCGCCCACCATGACGACCGGTTCGTTCGTGTCGGCGGCCCGGGGCGGGATCTCGACCAACTGGGCCATCGCGCGGCCGCCGGGGCAGACGAAGCCGCTGCGACCGGTGATCGCACTGCACGGCAAGGGCAGTGACGCGGCCACCGTGATGGCCGGCGGCGTCGAGCAGGGTCTGGCCCAGGCGGTCAACGCCGGGTTGCCGCCCTTCGCGGTCGTCGCCGTCGACGGCGGCGGCAGTTATTGGCACAAGCGGGCTTCCGGAGAGGACTCCGGGGCGATGGTGCTGGGCGAACTGCTTCCGATGCTCGACACCCAGCGGCTGGACACCTCGCGGGTGGCGTTTCTGGGGTGGTCGATGGGCGGGTATGGCGCGTTGTTGCTCGGCGGACGGCTGGGGGCGGCACGGACCGCGGCCATCTGCGCGGTGAGCCCGGCGTTATGGCTGTCGTCGGGGGCGGCGGCGCCCGGCGCTTTCGACGGACCCGACGATTTTGCGGCGAATTCGGTGTTCGGAATGCCTGCGCTGTCGTCCATTCCGATCCGCATCGACTGCGGTGACAGCGATCCGTTCTACGACGCGACCAAGCAGTTCATCGCGCAGTTGCCTAATCCGCCCGCGGGCGGCTTCTCACCGGGCGGTCACAATCCCGCGTTTTGGAGTTCCCAGCTACCGGCCGAGCTGACCTGGCTCGCGCCGCTGCTGACCGGCTAG
- the purB gene encoding adenylosuccinate lyase yields MSIPNVLAARYASAEMVAIWSPEAKVVAERRLWLAVMRAQLELGVAVPTDALADYERVLETVDLASIATRERVLRHDVKARIEEFNALAGHEHLHKGMTSRDLTENVEQLQIRRSLELVFTHGVAVVARLAERAVAYRDLVMAGRSHNVAAQATTLGKRFASAAQETLIALTRLRELIDRYPLRGIKGPMGTSQDMLDLLGGDPVKLAELEQRVAEFLGFTTVLTSVGQVYPRSLDHDVLSALVQLGAGPSSLAHTIRLMAGHELVTEGFAPGQVGSSAMPHKMNTRSCERVNGLQVVLRGYASMAAELAGAQWNEGDVFCSVVRRVALPDSFFAIDGQIETFLTVLDEFGAYPAVIERELDRYLPFLATTKVLMAAVRAGMGREAAHHVIREHAVATALAMREHGAEPDLLDRLATDERLPLDRAALDAALADKKAFTGAAGDQVDEVAAAVDALVSNYPDAAKYAPSEIL; encoded by the coding sequence GTGAGCATTCCGAATGTGCTGGCCGCCCGGTACGCCAGCGCCGAGATGGTCGCGATCTGGTCGCCGGAGGCCAAGGTCGTCGCCGAACGCCGACTGTGGCTGGCCGTGATGCGGGCACAGTTGGAGCTCGGCGTTGCCGTGCCTACCGATGCGCTCGCCGACTACGAGCGGGTGCTGGAAACCGTGGACCTGGCCTCGATCGCGACCCGGGAACGGGTGCTGCGCCATGACGTCAAGGCGCGCATCGAGGAATTCAACGCACTGGCCGGGCACGAGCACCTGCACAAGGGGATGACCAGTCGCGACCTGACCGAAAACGTCGAGCAACTACAGATCCGGCGGTCGCTGGAATTGGTATTCACCCACGGGGTGGCCGTGGTTGCGCGGCTGGCCGAGCGGGCGGTGGCCTATCGCGATCTGGTGATGGCGGGGCGCAGCCACAACGTTGCCGCGCAGGCCACCACACTGGGCAAGCGGTTCGCCTCCGCGGCCCAGGAGACCCTGATCGCGTTGACGCGGCTGCGCGAGTTGATCGACCGCTATCCGTTGCGCGGCATCAAAGGCCCGATGGGAACCTCGCAGGACATGCTGGACCTGTTGGGCGGCGATCCGGTCAAGCTGGCCGAGCTGGAACAGCGTGTCGCCGAATTTCTGGGGTTTACAACGGTTTTGACCAGCGTGGGCCAAGTATATCCGCGTTCGCTGGACCACGACGTGCTCTCCGCCCTGGTCCAGCTGGGTGCCGGACCATCCTCGTTGGCGCACACCATCCGGCTGATGGCGGGCCACGAGCTGGTCACCGAGGGGTTCGCGCCGGGCCAGGTCGGTTCCTCGGCGATGCCACACAAGATGAACACCCGCAGCTGCGAGCGGGTCAACGGGCTGCAGGTGGTGCTGCGCGGTTACGCGTCGATGGCCGCCGAACTGGCCGGCGCCCAGTGGAACGAGGGCGATGTGTTCTGCTCGGTCGTGCGCCGGGTTGCGTTGCCGGACAGCTTCTTTGCCATCGACGGCCAGATCGAGACGTTCTTGACGGTGCTCGATGAGTTCGGCGCCTACCCGGCAGTGATCGAGCGCGAGCTGGATCGCTATCTGCCGTTCCTCGCCACCACTAAGGTGTTGATGGCCGCCGTCCGTGCCGGGATGGGCCGCGAGGCCGCCCATCATGTGATCCGGGAACACGCCGTGGCAACCGCTTTGGCGATGCGGGAACATGGCGCCGAGCCCGACCTGCTGGACCGGCTCGCCACCGACGAGCGGCTGCCGCTGGACCGCGCCGCGTTGGACGCCGCACTCGCCGACAAGAAGGCGTTCACCGGGGCAGCCGGGGACCAGGTCGACGAGGTGGCTGCGGCCGTCGACGCGCTGGTGAGCAATTACCCGGACGCCGCCAAATACGCTCCGAGTGAGATTCTGTGA
- a CDS encoding MSMEG_0570 family nitrogen starvation response protein — protein MPEMTFEVRWPDGSTQRCYSPSLVMHDYLSAGADYTVAEFLDRSSRALAEANDRVRAKYGFECASAADTRVRIRNAANHFPLDAVITITAMHPELEQS, from the coding sequence GTGCCTGAGATGACCTTTGAGGTGCGCTGGCCCGACGGCAGCACGCAACGCTGCTATTCCCCCAGCTTGGTAATGCACGACTACCTGAGCGCCGGAGCCGACTACACCGTTGCCGAATTCTTGGACCGGTCGAGCCGCGCGCTGGCCGAGGCCAATGACAGAGTGCGCGCCAAATACGGCTTTGAATGCGCATCGGCAGCCGACACCAGAGTACGGATCCGCAATGCCGCCAACCACTTTCCGCTCGACGCCGTGATAACGATCACCGCGATGCATCCTGAATTGGAGCAGTCATGA
- a CDS encoding gamma-glutamyltransferase family protein, with the protein MNAPFDWTLPYAWPRKPVLGANVVCTSQPLAAQAGLRMLAQGGSAVDAAVATAIALTLVEPVSNGIGSDAFAIVWDGAQLHGLNASGRSPAAWTPDYFGGNMIPIVGWNSVTVPGAVSAWVELHAKFGKLAFEKLFEPTIGYGRDGFLVSPTIAQQWAAQVPTFESQPGFAEAFLPDGRAPRAGERFRFRDHAATLEKIATTGGAAFYHGELADRLDAHATASGGAMRASDLAAHRADWVGTISGSYRGYTVHEIPPNGQGIVALIALGILQHFDMASLPVDSADSVHLQIEALKLAFADAHAYVSDIDHMSIRPENLLDEGYLKQRAGLIDRDRAKAASAGTPSGGTVYLTAADASGQMVSMIQSNYMGFGSGVVVPGTGISLQNRGAGFVAAQGHPNQVGPNKRPFQTIIPGFVTKDGTPVMSFGVMGGPMQPQGHVQVMVRIADHGQNPQAACDGPRFRWVDGLQVSCEHGFAPSTLEELRRRGHDLLAVDDYNAFGSCQAIWRLEDGYVAASDPRRDGQAVAF; encoded by the coding sequence GTGAACGCACCTTTCGACTGGACCCTCCCCTACGCCTGGCCGCGCAAGCCCGTGCTGGGCGCCAACGTGGTCTGCACCTCGCAGCCCCTTGCCGCCCAGGCCGGACTTCGGATGCTCGCCCAGGGCGGCAGCGCGGTCGATGCAGCGGTCGCCACCGCCATCGCGCTGACCCTGGTGGAGCCGGTATCCAACGGTATCGGCTCGGACGCCTTCGCCATCGTCTGGGACGGCGCGCAACTGCACGGGCTGAACGCCTCTGGCCGCTCACCGGCAGCGTGGACGCCAGACTACTTCGGCGGCAACATGATTCCGATCGTTGGATGGAATTCGGTGACGGTCCCGGGCGCGGTATCGGCGTGGGTGGAGCTGCACGCGAAATTCGGCAAGCTTGCGTTCGAGAAGCTGTTCGAGCCGACCATTGGCTACGGCCGCGACGGCTTTTTGGTCTCGCCCACCATCGCCCAGCAATGGGCCGCTCAAGTTCCCACGTTCGAGTCGCAACCCGGCTTCGCCGAGGCGTTTCTGCCCGACGGACGCGCGCCGCGAGCAGGCGAGCGGTTCCGGTTTCGCGATCACGCGGCCACGCTGGAAAAAATAGCCACCACCGGCGGGGCGGCGTTCTATCACGGCGAGCTGGCAGACCGACTCGACGCGCACGCGACAGCGAGCGGCGGCGCGATGCGGGCCAGTGACCTCGCCGCTCACCGCGCCGACTGGGTCGGCACGATCAGCGGCAGCTACCGCGGGTACACCGTCCACGAGATACCACCGAACGGTCAGGGCATCGTGGCCTTGATCGCGCTCGGCATCTTGCAGCACTTCGATATGGCTTCGCTGCCAGTCGATTCCGCCGACAGCGTGCATCTGCAGATCGAAGCGCTCAAGCTGGCCTTCGCCGACGCGCATGCCTACGTCTCCGACATCGATCACATGTCAATCCGTCCTGAGAACCTGCTGGACGAGGGCTATCTGAAACAACGGGCCGGGTTGATCGATCGCGACCGGGCCAAGGCGGCATCGGCGGGTACCCCGAGCGGCGGCACGGTGTACCTCACCGCCGCTGACGCCTCGGGACAGATGGTGTCGATGATCCAGTCGAACTACATGGGCTTCGGGTCCGGCGTGGTGGTGCCCGGCACCGGTATCTCCCTGCAGAACCGAGGCGCGGGTTTCGTTGCCGCACAAGGTCACCCGAATCAGGTTGGGCCGAACAAGCGGCCATTTCAGACGATCATCCCGGGCTTTGTCACCAAGGACGGCACACCCGTGATGAGCTTCGGCGTGATGGGCGGCCCGATGCAACCCCAGGGCCACGTTCAGGTGATGGTGCGCATCGCCGACCACGGGCAGAACCCGCAAGCCGCCTGCGACGGCCCGAGGTTCCGCTGGGTGGACGGCTTGCAGGTCAGTTGCGAGCATGGGTTTGCGCCGTCGACGCTGGAAGAATTGCGTCGGCGCGGACACGACCTGCTCGCTGTCGACGACTACAACGCCTTCGGCAGCTGCCAGGCGATCTGGCGTCTCGAGGACGGATACGTCGCAGCCAGCGACCCCCGTCGCGACGGCCAGGCCGTGGCGTTCTAG
- a CDS encoding MSMEG_0569 family flavin-dependent oxidoreductase produces MTTPEHTRVAIIGGGQAGLSVSWYLCRAGVEHVVLEAQTPVHAWADSRWDNFTLVTPNWHCQLPGHAYDGPDPDGFMTRDEVVAWLAGWLEKFTPPVRAHSRVTRLTNRSDGGFELTVQTTPGTQTLTCDHAVVATGGYPVPVVPPFAHSIDSAIAQVHSARYRNPDQLPDGAVLVVGTGQSGAQIAEDLHLAGRQVHLCVGGAPRVARFYRGRDCMAWLADMGLYEKPVQEYPGGKAAIEKTNHYVTGRGGGRDIDLRQFAAEGMKLYGLLSAGKDSTLKFDATLTASLDQADSVYNSICADIDGYITRENIDAPPPSRYTPVWRPEFEPTELDLAAEGVTSIVWAIGYRPDYRWIESSAFDGGGHPMQTRGITNVAGLSFVGLPWMHTWGSGRFLGIDRDARHIAATIVSSQHESVLRLAAGH; encoded by the coding sequence ATGACAACGCCAGAGCACACCCGCGTCGCCATCATCGGCGGGGGTCAGGCCGGTCTGTCGGTCAGTTGGTACCTGTGCCGTGCCGGTGTCGAGCATGTCGTCCTCGAGGCACAGACCCCGGTTCATGCCTGGGCCGACAGCCGCTGGGACAACTTCACGCTGGTGACGCCGAACTGGCACTGTCAACTGCCCGGGCACGCCTATGACGGACCAGACCCGGATGGATTCATGACCCGCGACGAGGTCGTCGCGTGGTTAGCCGGCTGGCTGGAGAAGTTCACCCCGCCCGTGCGTGCCCACTCACGGGTGACCCGCCTGACCAACCGGTCCGACGGCGGGTTCGAACTGACGGTGCAGACCACACCTGGTACCCAGACATTGACTTGCGACCATGCCGTCGTCGCGACTGGCGGATACCCAGTGCCGGTGGTGCCGCCGTTTGCGCACTCGATAGATTCGGCAATCGCCCAAGTCCACTCGGCGCGGTACCGCAACCCCGACCAGCTGCCCGATGGCGCGGTATTAGTGGTCGGCACCGGGCAGTCGGGCGCCCAGATAGCAGAGGACTTGCACTTGGCGGGCCGCCAAGTACATCTGTGCGTGGGTGGCGCCCCCAGGGTCGCTCGCTTCTACCGCGGACGCGACTGCATGGCGTGGCTCGCCGACATGGGTCTGTACGAGAAGCCGGTGCAGGAGTATCCCGGCGGCAAGGCCGCGATCGAAAAGACGAACCACTATGTCACCGGCCGTGGCGGCGGCCGCGACATCGACCTGCGCCAATTCGCCGCCGAGGGCATGAAACTCTACGGATTGCTCAGCGCCGGAAAGGATTCGACGCTGAAATTCGACGCCACCCTCACCGCGTCGCTCGACCAGGCCGACTCCGTCTACAACTCCATCTGCGCGGATATCGACGGGTACATCACCCGCGAAAACATCGACGCCCCGCCGCCGTCTCGCTATACACCGGTGTGGCGTCCCGAGTTTGAGCCGACGGAGCTGGATTTGGCGGCCGAGGGTGTGACCAGCATCGTGTGGGCGATCGGCTACCGCCCCGACTATCGATGGATAGAATCCAGTGCCTTCGACGGCGGTGGGCACCCGATGCAAACGCGCGGGATCACCAACGTGGCCGGGCTGAGTTTTGTCGGCCTACCCTGGATGCACACTTGGGGCTCGGGCCGATTCCTCGGCATCGACCGCGACGCTCGGCATATCGCCGCCACCATCGTCAGCAGCCAGCACGAATCCGTGCTGCGACTCGCGGCGGGCCACTGA
- the purD gene encoding phosphoribosylamine--glycine ligase, producing the protein MRVLVIGSGAREHALLLALSRDPQVTMLAIAPGNAGTGRLAEQHDVDITSGDAVVALARDVGADLVVIGPEVPLVLGVADAVRAAGIVCFGPGKDAARIEGSKAFAKEIMAAAGVRTASSEIIDNPAHLDAALERFGPPAGDPAWVVKDDSLAAGKGVVVTPDRGAARAHAAGLLESGHPVLLESYLDGPEVSLFCVVDGATVVPLLPAQDFKRVGDGDTGPNTGGMGAYAPLPWLPDHVYREVLTGIVEPVAAEMVRRGCPFSGLLYAGLAITAKGPAVVEFNCRFGDPETQAVLALLDSPLGQLLYAAGNGTLADFGEVRWREGAAVTVVLAAENYPGRPRVGDVIVGSEAEGVLHAGTTVRDDGAIVSSGGRVLSVVGTGADLVAARSHAYRILESIRLPGSHFRSDIGLLAQEGKIRV; encoded by the coding sequence GTGCGCGTTCTGGTGATCGGTTCCGGTGCCCGTGAGCATGCTTTGCTGCTGGCTCTGAGTCGCGATCCGCAGGTCACGATGTTGGCGATCGCACCGGGCAATGCCGGCACCGGCCGGCTCGCCGAGCAGCACGATGTCGACATCACCTCCGGCGACGCCGTCGTGGCGCTGGCCCGCGACGTGGGTGCCGACTTGGTCGTGATCGGTCCCGAGGTGCCGTTGGTGCTCGGGGTCGCCGATGCGGTGCGGGCGGCTGGCATCGTCTGCTTCGGCCCCGGCAAGGACGCAGCGCGAATCGAGGGTTCAAAGGCCTTTGCCAAAGAGATCATGGCGGCCGCCGGGGTTCGGACCGCGTCCAGCGAGATCATCGACAACCCGGCTCATTTGGACGCAGCGCTCGAGCGGTTCGGACCACCGGCCGGTGACCCGGCGTGGGTGGTCAAGGACGATTCGCTGGCGGCTGGCAAAGGCGTGGTGGTAACGCCGGATCGCGGCGCTGCCCGCGCGCACGCCGCCGGCCTGCTCGAGTCGGGCCATCCCGTCTTGTTGGAGTCCTACCTCGACGGTCCTGAAGTTTCGCTGTTCTGCGTCGTCGACGGTGCGACGGTGGTGCCGTTGTTGCCCGCGCAGGACTTCAAGCGGGTGGGTGACGGCGACACCGGCCCCAACACCGGCGGCATGGGCGCTTACGCGCCACTCCCGTGGCTGCCCGATCACGTGTATCGCGAGGTGCTCACTGGGATCGTGGAACCTGTTGCGGCCGAGATGGTTCGGCGTGGCTGTCCATTCTCCGGCCTGCTGTACGCCGGACTCGCCATCACCGCCAAGGGGCCGGCGGTGGTCGAATTCAACTGCCGCTTCGGCGATCCCGAGACTCAAGCTGTGCTGGCCCTGCTCGACTCGCCGCTGGGCCAGCTGCTCTACGCGGCCGGAAACGGCACGCTCGCCGACTTCGGCGAGGTGCGCTGGCGCGAGGGTGCCGCCGTGACGGTGGTGCTGGCCGCTGAGAACTATCCTGGGCGCCCGCGGGTCGGTGACGTCATCGTCGGGTCCGAGGCCGAGGGGGTGCTGCACGCCGGGACGACGGTGCGCGACGACGGGGCGATCGTATCGTCCGGGGGGCGAGTGCTGTCAGTGGTCGGCACCGGTGCCGACCTGGTCGCGGCGCGGTCGCACGCCTATCGCATTCTGGAGTCAATCCGATTGCCGGGCAGCCACTTCCGAAGCGATATCGGGTTGCTGGCGCAGGAAGGCAAGATCCGCGTCTAG
- a CDS encoding carbon-nitrogen hydrolase family protein, which produces MKTLAAVSANFTRDLEQNYAVITSLVQQARDKGVDFMALPEAAIGGYLPSLGNHGDTVRTTQRSLPPAIRLDGPEIARVQAILGDLVAAIGFCELDDDAETRYNTAAVLDGGNVYGVYRKVHQPLGESMSYSAGSRYEAFDTPVGRVGLQICYDKAFPEAARIMALDGAQIIANLSAWPAARTAPAENLQEDRWTYRFNLFDMARALDNQVFWIASNQSGTFGSLRYVGNAKVVDPGGNILATTLLGSGMAVAEVDMDATLRTMRAGMFHLRDRRPDVYGPLTQTTQTAKWREVSRA; this is translated from the coding sequence ATGAAGACTCTTGCTGCCGTCTCGGCAAACTTCACCCGCGACCTCGAGCAGAACTACGCGGTCATCACCTCGCTGGTCCAGCAGGCCCGCGACAAAGGTGTCGACTTCATGGCTCTACCGGAGGCCGCCATCGGTGGTTACCTGCCATCACTGGGGAACCACGGCGATACGGTGCGCACGACACAGCGCTCGTTGCCGCCGGCCATTCGCCTCGACGGCCCCGAAATCGCACGTGTGCAGGCGATCCTCGGTGACCTGGTCGCCGCGATCGGCTTTTGCGAGCTGGACGACGACGCTGAAACCCGCTACAACACCGCCGCGGTGCTCGACGGCGGCAACGTGTACGGCGTTTACCGTAAGGTGCATCAACCGCTCGGCGAGAGCATGTCGTACTCCGCCGGCTCGCGTTACGAGGCCTTCGACACACCAGTCGGTCGGGTAGGGCTGCAGATATGTTACGACAAGGCTTTCCCCGAAGCCGCGCGCATCATGGCACTTGACGGTGCACAGATCATCGCCAACTTGTCGGCGTGGCCGGCCGCACGCACCGCGCCTGCCGAGAATCTCCAGGAGGACCGCTGGACCTACCGGTTCAACCTGTTCGACATGGCCCGCGCCCTGGACAACCAGGTGTTCTGGATTGCTTCCAACCAGAGCGGCACCTTTGGTTCGCTCCGGTACGTCGGTAACGCAAAGGTCGTGGACCCGGGTGGAAACATCCTGGCCACAACGCTTCTCGGCAGCGGTATGGCGGTCGCCGAGGTGGACATGGACGCAACCTTGCGCACCATGCGGGCCGGGATGTTCCACCTGCGTGACCGTCGGCCCGACGTGTACGGCCCGTTGACCCAGACAACTCAGACGGCCAAGTGGCGGGAAGTCTCCCGTGCCTGA
- a CDS encoding MSMEG_0572/Sll0783 family nitrogen starvation response protein, producing MPFDESIAANIKASLAEIPHPSTSKGSSIYGATKIFPAYQAENGESYFTLIHGIAHESSASFVAVLQATRALRQGFESTLYFYGPGSMNCLATRGFPKIGDAAFPGQQNINEALATFISEGGTVFCCRFGLGLHGGREEDLIEGVIPAHPLDVQDALIYYSRKGAIINSAYMV from the coding sequence ATGCCTTTTGACGAATCCATCGCCGCAAACATCAAGGCGTCGCTGGCCGAAATCCCACACCCGTCGACGTCGAAAGGCTCGAGCATCTACGGCGCCACCAAGATCTTCCCCGCGTACCAGGCCGAGAACGGGGAAAGCTATTTCACTCTCATCCACGGCATCGCCCACGAATCATCTGCCTCGTTCGTCGCGGTCCTGCAGGCTACTCGCGCCCTGCGCCAAGGCTTTGAGTCGACACTCTACTTTTACGGCCCGGGTTCTATGAATTGTCTTGCTACACGCGGCTTTCCGAAGATCGGTGACGCCGCCTTCCCGGGTCAGCAGAACATCAACGAGGCGCTGGCGACGTTTATCAGCGAGGGTGGCACCGTGTTCTGCTGCCGGTTCGGCCTCGGTTTGCACGGCGGCCGCGAAGAAGATCTCATCGAGGGCGTCATCCCGGCCCATCCGCTCGACGTGCAAGACGCACTCATTTACTACTCCCGAAAAGGCGCCATCATCAACTCCGCCTACATGGTGTGA
- a CDS encoding DUF429 domain-containing protein: MYFAGVDLAWGVRNPTGIAVVDSDGCLVRACAVRDDDEIRAELRPYLRGRCVVGFDAPLVVTNPTGTRPAEAALNRDFRRFEAGAHPANTGRPEFADGSRGGRLAAALGLDLDPHSPGMRRAIEVYPHAATVALFRLERTLKYKAKRGRTLDRLRSELLILMDGVERLADTDVRLHVADHRDWAGLRAQVAAARRKSELRRAEDPVDAVVCAYVALYSVRCPARITSYGDADTGYIVTPSLPPELTAQ; the protein is encoded by the coding sequence ATGTACTTCGCCGGCGTCGACCTGGCCTGGGGTGTCCGCAACCCGACCGGCATCGCGGTCGTCGACTCCGACGGTTGCCTGGTGCGGGCCTGCGCGGTCCGCGACGACGACGAAATCCGTGCCGAATTGCGGCCTTACCTGCGCGGCCGCTGCGTAGTCGGATTTGACGCGCCCCTGGTGGTGACCAACCCGACCGGAACCCGACCGGCGGAGGCCGCGCTCAACCGCGACTTTCGCCGGTTCGAGGCCGGCGCTCATCCGGCCAACACCGGCAGACCCGAGTTCGCCGACGGTTCGCGCGGGGGCCGGTTGGCCGCGGCACTGGGCTTGGATCTAGATCCGCATTCGCCCGGCATGCGGCGCGCGATCGAGGTCTACCCGCATGCCGCGACCGTCGCGCTGTTCCGCTTGGAGCGGACGTTGAAATACAAGGCCAAGCGCGGCCGTACCCTGGATCGCCTCCGGTCCGAGCTGTTGATACTGATGGACGGTGTCGAGCGGCTCGCCGACACCGACGTGCGGCTACACGTCGCCGATCACCGTGACTGGGCTGGGCTGCGCGCACAGGTGGCGGCCGCGCGACGCAAGAGCGAGCTGCGGCGCGCCGAGGATCCCGTCGATGCGGTGGTGTGCGCCTATGTCGCGCTGTACTCGGTGCGCTGCCCGGCGCGCATCACCAGCTACGGCGACGCCGACACCGGATACATCGTGACGCCATCACTGCCGCCGGAGCTGACCGCGCAGTGA
- a CDS encoding MSMEG_0568 family radical SAM protein, with protein sequence MATSTRVELTLRGFRGEVPVSRTAGAGPSADGHLVIDGLNAAIPLNPNSPFVFDGSRILLDDQDTGLDVQLIRRPRFYDLTTANGVPYEKLARLHGRNVLATTVVQTCIRYAPDQRCRFCTIEESLRSGSTTAVKRPAELAEIAEAAVRLDGVTQMVMTTGTSAGADRGARHLARCVRAVKAAVPDLPIQVQCEPPADLAVLADLRKAGADAIGIHVESLDDEVRRRWMPGKAAIPLDAYRVAWREAVRLFGRNQVSTYLLVGLGEDPEQLVAGAAELIGIGVYPFVVPFRPQPGSLAVDVDAAQAPDTIVVEKVTRAVATLLRAAGMSGAAQRAGCATCGACSVLQNFGA encoded by the coding sequence ATGGCCACGTCCACCAGAGTCGAACTTACGCTGCGTGGTTTCCGCGGTGAGGTTCCCGTGAGCCGCACGGCGGGTGCCGGCCCCAGCGCCGACGGCCACTTGGTCATCGATGGACTCAACGCCGCCATTCCGCTGAATCCCAATAGTCCCTTCGTATTCGACGGCAGCCGAATACTCTTGGACGACCAGGACACCGGCCTGGACGTGCAGCTCATCCGCCGGCCCCGTTTCTACGATTTAACGACCGCCAATGGCGTTCCGTACGAAAAACTGGCCCGGCTACACGGACGCAACGTGCTCGCTACCACCGTCGTGCAAACCTGTATCCGCTACGCGCCAGATCAGCGGTGCCGGTTTTGCACCATCGAGGAGTCGCTGCGATCCGGTAGCACCACGGCGGTGAAACGCCCGGCAGAACTTGCCGAAATCGCCGAGGCGGCAGTGCGACTCGACGGCGTGACGCAGATGGTGATGACCACGGGCACATCGGCCGGCGCCGACCGCGGAGCCCGACACCTGGCCCGGTGTGTGCGCGCGGTCAAGGCCGCGGTACCCGACTTGCCGATTCAGGTGCAGTGTGAACCGCCCGCCGACCTGGCGGTGCTCGCCGACCTTCGCAAGGCCGGTGCGGACGCCATCGGCATTCACGTCGAATCGCTTGACGACGAGGTTCGCCGGCGATGGATGCCTGGCAAAGCCGCCATCCCACTGGATGCTTATCGCGTGGCCTGGCGTGAGGCTGTCCGCCTGTTCGGCCGCAACCAGGTCTCCACCTATCTGCTCGTCGGACTGGGCGAAGATCCCGAGCAACTCGTTGCCGGCGCAGCCGAACTGATCGGTATCGGGGTGTATCCCTTCGTGGTGCCGTTCCGGCCGCAGCCCGGATCACTGGCCGTCGACGTCGATGCCGCTCAGGCTCCGGACACGATCGTCGTCGAGAAGGTGACCCGGGCGGTCGCCACCCTGCTGCGCGCGGCCGGCATGTCCGGTGCCGCGCAACGGGCCGGGTGTGCGACTTGCGGGGCCTGCAGCGTCCTGCAGAATTTCGGTGCCTGA
- a CDS encoding TetR/AcrR family transcriptional regulator, with the protein MTAAVTPKGERRRYALISAAAELLAEGGFEAVRHRAVAQRAGLPLASTTYYFSSLDDLIARAVEHIAMIEVAQLRARVNALSRRRRGPETTAEVLVDLLVGDLSDQTLVEQLISRYERNIACTRLTALRETMRRSLRQRADAVAEAIERSGRAVRIELICTLICAVDGSVVSALVEGRDPRTAAMGTVIDIIDVLAPIDERPVRI; encoded by the coding sequence GTGACTGCAGCGGTTACTCCGAAAGGAGAACGTCGACGGTATGCGCTCATCAGCGCTGCCGCCGAGCTGCTTGCCGAAGGCGGCTTCGAGGCGGTGCGGCACCGGGCGGTTGCTCAGCGTGCCGGTCTGCCCCTGGCATCCACCACCTATTACTTCTCCTCCCTTGACGACTTGATCGCCCGCGCCGTCGAGCACATCGCGATGATCGAGGTCGCCCAGCTGCGCGCCCGGGTCAACGCGCTATCTCGCCGGCGCCGCGGGCCCGAGACGACCGCCGAGGTGCTGGTCGACCTGTTGGTGGGCGACCTGTCCGATCAGACTCTCGTCGAGCAACTGATCTCGCGATACGAGCGCAACATCGCCTGCACGCGCCTGACCGCGCTGCGCGAGACCATGCGCCGCAGCCTGCGTCAGCGTGCCGACGCCGTCGCCGAGGCGATCGAGCGCTCCGGCCGCGCGGTGCGGATCGAGCTGATCTGCACCCTGATCTGTGCAGTCGACGGTTCGGTCGTCTCCGCGCTGGTCGAGGGCCGTGACCCGCGTACCGCGGCGATGGGCACGGTGATCGACATCATCGATGTGCTCGCGCCCATCGACGAACGGCCGGTGCGGATCTGA